A part of Acropora palmata chromosome 8, jaAcrPala1.3, whole genome shotgun sequence genomic DNA contains:
- the LOC141889521 gene encoding ceramide transfer protein-like, with product MEKPEEPGKPKYTFLDGETEKDLLKRLKEAYGAKLGKDGWISIGNEKGVEILKRPAQDGEKPFDSYIGTTEVNAPALYTLMFIHSFAHRYEWDEMYVKGEDLEVFDHLLTKVSMTELKGVWPASGRDMCNFIVLRELDEGVYCQAYEGVEFAKYPEQNGLVRAEILLGGFVIKELSADPPKCKVSYITKVDLKGYFPASFSNRVTMSQPKAVGKVREKVEAQYKKDLAAKEGEKSIIAEQAIYVEKEFKRLKEAKLQGSS from the exons ATGGAAAAACCTGAAGAGCCTGGGAAACCAAAGTACACGTTCTTGGATGG GGAAACTGAAAAAGATTTGTTAAAGAGACTTAAGGAAGCTTATGGAGCAAAGTTGGGAAAAGATGGATGGATCTCAAttggaaatgaaaa GGGtgtggaaattttgaaaagaccAGCTCAAGATGGGGAGAAACCGTTCGACAGCTATATAGGAACTACAGAGGTCAATGCTCCTGCTCTGTACACCCTGATGTTCATACATTCATTTGCACACAGATATGAGTGGGATGAAATGTATGTCAAAG gTGAAGATCTAGAAGTGTTTGATCACCTACTCACGAAG gTTTCCATGACTGAGCTTAAGGGAGTGTGGCCAGCAAGTGGTCGTGATATGTGTAACTTTATAGTTCTGAGGGAACTGGATGAGGGAGTGTATTGCCAAGCCTATGAAGGG GTGGAGTTTGCGAAATATCCTGAACAGAACGGACTGGTGAG AGCTGAAATCTTGCTCGGTGGATTTGTGATCAAAGAACTTAGTGCGGACCCACCGAAGTGCAAAGTTAGCTATATAACAAAGGTGGATTTGAAAG GATACTTtccagcctcgttttcaaACCGAGTTACTATGTCTCAGCCCAAGGCTGTGGGTAAGGTTCGGGAAAAAGTTGAAGCTCAGTACAAGAAGGATTTAGCAGCCAAGGAAGGAGAGAAATCCATCATCGCAGAACAAGCAATATACGTAGAGAAAGAATTTAAAAGACTCAAAGAAGCGAAGCTCCAAGGGAGCAGTTAA
- the LOC141889524 gene encoding thiopurine S-methyltransferase-like, with protein MLQEPDTTAAEYWEKRWEQKNTGWHRDTVNKKLAKYMKELTGGRSNARVFVPLCGKSIDMLWLAEQGHEVVGVELSKVAIESFFKENNLEFSVEKVKLALAVDLIDVYKCVEKKINIFCCDLFAVSEEDFGKRFDAIWDRGSLSAMQPAADGRGKRYTKKMRSLLADDGSYLLESHYYELDRGNKPPASISVALRNEIYGEDFVLKALEIEKVAQDTHKGLSFDLDLHYHLIKPKLH; from the coding sequence ATGCTTCAGGAACCAGATACAACAGCAGCTGAGTATTGGGAGAAACGCTGGGAGCAGAAAAACACCGGCTGGCACCGCGACACAGTCAACAAAAAGCTCGCAAAATACATGAAAGAGCTAACTGGTGGAAGATCAAATGCGAGAGTGTTCGTTCCTTTGTGTGGGAAATCTATCGATATGTTGTGGTTAGCCGAACAAGGACACGAGGTTGTAGGAGTAGAGCTATCAAAGGTGGCGATCGAGAGTTTCTTCAAGGAGAACAACCTAGAGTTTTCAGtggaaaaagtaaaattagcTCTGGCGGTTGATCTGATCGATGTATACAAGTGCGTggagaagaaaataaacatcttTTGCTGCGATTTATTTGCTGTTTCTGAAGAGGACTTCGGTAAAAGATTCGATGCTATATGGGATCGTGGTTCGTTGTCTGCTATGCAACCCGCAGCTGATGGCCGAGGGAAGAGATACACGAAGAAAATGCGCTCGCTTCTCGCCGACGATGGAAGCTACCTGCTTGAGAGTCATTATTACGAGTTAGATCGAGGGAATAAACCCCCAGCCAGCATCTCAGTCGCGTTGCGTAACGAAATATATGGAGAGGACTTTGTTTTGAAGGCACTGGAGATTGAGAAAGTTGCTCAAGACACACATAAGGGTTTATCCTTTGATTTGGACTTGCACTATCATTTAATCAAACCAAAACTTCATTAG
- the LOC141889498 gene encoding uncharacterized protein LOC141889498 isoform X1 produces MFSALWILYLLFIAVIVAYFTYALFLDREENVQDATPIEKKIQSLKELVPPSSSKEWLLKTVVNGLRIWEKRKSRNSPAWIPETMYACSAVVPASCQEVIDVLKQPVLLPQWDPQIKSLKILSAASNRDVISLSFNCSNVFVKTVQYIRDFFGQEVNAVFSRQWEVDGNQTCEAWFMSSFTGKVISAEGAEWSCFFVSSTDDADESSSLVTLVVGPMSSLFAPVSWLTASRLAGLRDFFSHQKFDTSSVKTCQAETSVINQPPFAENRRAAAKILGNVTDVPPELPFESETAASSLSPSTHEDDVSLGNVAVVAPVMAFTSQATITLSSPASANENAVVENATNDIQERELSLSDASSFPRLLTSENVETLIENLCELSDGREGSDGWISVGKYKGVDILKRPAREGERPWDTLKGTSVICVPIHYIVAYVFLLEYRGEWDDLYKKGETVQQYGPLSKVTLMEYKPVWPASGRDFATFGHLHLLGEGEFCMACEAVELESCPEQKGLVRAELVIGGFVVKELSSDPPKCLLTYVTRGDLKGSLPIRLVNRVASTQPQGVAVIRDKLEARYQADLLESNGGEMSKIAKEGVDLWKELTEGNKESGREEEEEADSFNTSGNVSYTGEIFPITEENMQLPFLDRRNIDFRTLGIQAVANLLGEVLMADEVEIPSSKESTEQQSNDGGWSYQGTEKDVAIFRKMSPGEKIHSFMGKGLIKLKPTVVWQALRDHMTRHAYDKMVKRIQVVKQIDDQTKILYLRLQAKQCILKQARDFVILTMDREETEKFIQGSVSVDLPELPPSNDITRAKLKCCGWIVEPMQQNGQLYSMVSYLVQVDFGGVFPTWLLNLVTRRQPLCISYLRDYLEKSQDPSN; encoded by the exons ATGTTTTCTGCTTTGTGGATACTTTATCTCCTCTTTATAGCTGTAATCGTTGCTTACTTCACATATGCACTTTTCCTTGATCGTGAG GAAAATGTACAAGATGCAACTccaattgaaaagaaaatccaGTCCCTGAAAGAA CTTGTTCCCCCTTCCTCCAGCAAAGAATGGCTACTTAAGACTGTTGTCAATGGTTTGAGGATATGGGAAAAGAGGAAGAGCAGAAATTCACCTGCATGGATTCCAGAAACAATGTATGCATGCTCTGCAGTTGTTCCAGCATCTTGCCAG gAGGTTATTGATGTTCTCAAGCAGCCCGTTTTGTTGCCACAATGGGATCCTCAAATTAAATCATTGAAAATTCTTTCTGCAGCAAGCAACCGTGATGTAATATCGTTGTCATTTAACTGCTCCAATGTTTTTGTCAAGACTGTGCAGTACATAAGAGATTTTTTTGGGCAGGAAGTGAATGCAGTTTTTTCAAG ACAATGGGAAGTTGATGGCAATCAAACTTGTGAGGCATGGTTCATGAGTTCATTCACTGGTAAAGTCATTTCAGCAGAAGGAGCTGAGTGGTcttgtttctttgtgtcaTCAACAG ATGATGCTGATGAGTCCAGTAGTCTGGTAACGCTGGTTGTTGGGCCCATGTCATCACTATTTGCACCAGTTTCATGGTTGACAGCATCAAGATTGGCAGGACTTCGAGATTTCTTTTCACACCAGAAGTTTGACACTTCATCTGTCAAAACCTGTCAAGCAGAGACTTCAGTCATCAACCAACCCCCATTTGCAGAAAATCGTAGGGCAGCTGCCAAAATATTGGGCAACGTAACTGATGTACCTCCTGAGCTGCCGTTTGAGTCTGAGACAGCTGCTTCAAGTCTTTCACCATCCACACATGAAGACGACGTCTCTCTGGGTAATGTTGCAGTTGTTGCTCCAGTCATGGCTTTCACATCGCAAGCCACTATTACCCTGTCATCTCCAGCatcagccaatgaaaatgcagTGGTGGAAAATGCAACTAATGATATTCAA GAAAGAGAGCTTTCTCTGTCAGATGCTTCAAGTTTTCCTCGTCTTTTAACCAG TGAGAATGTGGAGACACTGATTGAAAATCTGTGTGAACTGAGTGATGGAAGAGAGGGATCAGATGGTTGGATTTCAGTTGGCAAATACAA GGGTGTGGACATATTGAAACGCCCCGCAAGAGAGGGAGAGAGGCCATGGGATACTCTAAAAGGAACATCAGTGATTTGCGTACCCATTCATTATATTGTGGCTTATGTATTTTTATTGGAATACAGAGGAGAATGGGATGATCTGTACAAGAAAG GTGAAACCGTGCAACAGTATGGCCCTCTTTCAAAG GTTACGCTGATGGAGTACAAGCCAGTATGGCCAGCCAGTGGTCGTGACTTCGCCACTTTTGGGCATCTCCACTTGTTAGGGGAAGGCGAGTTCTGCATGGCGTGTGAAGCG GTCGAGCTCGAGAGTTGTCCTGAACAGAAAGGACTTGTAAG GGCTGAACTGGTGATCGGTGGCTTTGTGGTGAAAGAGCTTAGCTCTGACCCACCGAAATGTCTTCTTACCTACGTAACACGAGGGGATTTGAAAG GGAGTCTTCCCATTCGGCTTGTCAACAGAGTGGCATCAACTCAGCCACAAGGGGTTGCGGTTATACGCGACAAACTGGAAGCTCGTTACCAGGCCGATCTGTTGGAATCCAATGGTGGTGAGATGTCAAAGATTGCCAAGGAAGGCGTTGATTTGTGGAAAGAGTTAACAGAGGGAAACAAGGAGAGTGGgagggaagaagaagaggaggcTGATTCATTTAATACTTCAGGCAACGTTTCG TATACAGGCGAGATATTTCCAATAACAGAAGAGAATATGCAGCTCCCATTTT TGGACCGGCGTAATATCGATTTCCGAACCCTTGGCATTCAAGCAGTAGCGAACCTTCTCGGAGAG GTTTTAATGGCTGATGAAGTGGAGATTCCCTCATCTAAAGAGTCCACCGAACAGCAATCGAATGATGGAGGTTGGAG TTATCAAGGAACAGAGAAAGATGTTGCTATTTTTCGGAAGATGAGCCCAGGAGAGAAGATTCACAG TTTCATGGGCAAGGGACTGATTAAGCTAAAACCGACAGTTGTGTGGCAAGCGCTCCGTGATCACATGACACGTCACGCGTACGATAAAATGGTCAAG AGAATTCAGGTGGTCAAACAAATTGACGATCAAACTAAAATTC TTTACCTTCGCCTTCAAGCGAAACAGTGCATTTTGAAACAAGCCCGTGATTTTGTTATCTTGACGATGGACAGAGAAGAG ACCGAAAAATTCATCCAGGGATCAGTGTCGGTAGATTTACCAGAATTGCCACCTTCAAATGACATTACAAGAGCAAAG TTGAAGTGCTGCGGTTGGATCGTTGAGCCCATGCAACAGAATGGTCAGCTGTACTCGATGGTGTCTTACCTTGTACAG GTTGATTTTGGAGGCGTTTTCCCAACCTGGTTGCTAAATCTGGTGACTCGCCGCCAGCCTCTTTGCATCTCCTATCTCAGAGACTACCTGGAGAAATCTCAGGATCCAAGCAACTGA
- the LOC141889522 gene encoding thiopurine S-methyltransferase-like → MTRSNAQMDIGPPIYCSIMPKQEDYLLSEYWKKRWEKNDISWQRHEVHKFLVKYIDKLTDGRAKTRVFVPLCGKSLDMLWLADQGHDVVGVEISLLAIHSFFEENGLTFLKKQVKLAALIDPVDVYECVEKQITIFCCNVFSLSEEDTGGRFDAIWDRASLSAIQPAFGERGKRYTKKMRSLLADDGNYLLESHFYEVERNNEPPASLSMEFRNQLYEEDFVLKELEVEKSDEDFERKWGYSQELHYHLIKPKAK, encoded by the coding sequence ATGACTAGATCCAACGCTCAGATGGATATTGGCCCGCCAATTTACTGTTCTATCATGCCTAAGCAAGAAGATTATTTATTATCCGAATATTGGAAAAAGcgttgggaaaaaaatgacatttctTGGCAAAGACATGAAGTGCACAAGTTTCTCGTGAAGTATATAGACAAGCTAACGGATGGTAGAGCAAAGACCAGGGTGTTCGTTCCATTGTGTGGAAAATCTCTCGACATGTTGTGGTTAGCCGATCAAGGGCATGACGTTGTAGGTGTGGAGATATCACTGCTGGCGATTCACAGCTTCTTTGAAGAAAATGGCCTGACTTTTTTAAAGAAGCAAGTCAAGTTAGCGGCCTTGATTGATCCAGTCGATGTGTACGAATGCGTTGAGAAGCAAATAACTATCTTTTGTTGCAATGTATTTTCTCTCTCAGAAGAGGACACCGGTGGAAGGTTTGACGCGATTTGGGATCGTGCCTCGTTGTCTGCTATACAGCCTGCATTCGGAGAGCGAGGAAAGAGATACACGAAAAAAATGCGTTCGCTTCTTGCCGACGATGGAAACTACCTTCTGGAAAGTCATTTCTATGAAGTTGAGCGCAATAACGAACCGCCCGCAAGCTTATCGATGGAGTTTAGAAACCAACTTTACGAAGAGGACTTTGTTCTTAAGGAATTAGAGGTTGAAAAAAGTGATGAAGACTTCGAGAGAAAATGGGGATATTCTCAAGAACTGCATTATCacttgataaaaccaaaggCGAAATAA
- the LOC141889498 gene encoding uncharacterized protein LOC141889498 isoform X2, with product MYACSAVVPASCQEVIDVLKQPVLLPQWDPQIKSLKILSAASNRDVISLSFNCSNVFVKTVQYIRDFFGQEVNAVFSRQWEVDGNQTCEAWFMSSFTGKVISAEGAEWSCFFVSSTDDADESSSLVTLVVGPMSSLFAPVSWLTASRLAGLRDFFSHQKFDTSSVKTCQAETSVINQPPFAENRRAAAKILGNVTDVPPELPFESETAASSLSPSTHEDDVSLGNVAVVAPVMAFTSQATITLSSPASANENAVVENATNDIQERELSLSDASSFPRLLTSENVETLIENLCELSDGREGSDGWISVGKYKGVDILKRPAREGERPWDTLKGTSVICVPIHYIVAYVFLLEYRGEWDDLYKKGETVQQYGPLSKVTLMEYKPVWPASGRDFATFGHLHLLGEGEFCMACEAVELESCPEQKGLVRAELVIGGFVVKELSSDPPKCLLTYVTRGDLKGSLPIRLVNRVASTQPQGVAVIRDKLEARYQADLLESNGGEMSKIAKEGVDLWKELTEGNKESGREEEEEADSFNTSGNVSYTGEIFPITEENMQLPFLDRRNIDFRTLGIQAVANLLGEVLMADEVEIPSSKESTEQQSNDGGWSYQGTEKDVAIFRKMSPGEKIHSFMGKGLIKLKPTVVWQALRDHMTRHAYDKMVKRIQVVKQIDDQTKILYLRLQAKQCILKQARDFVILTMDREETEKFIQGSVSVDLPELPPSNDITRAKLKCCGWIVEPMQQNGQLYSMVSYLVQVDFGGVFPTWLLNLVTRRQPLCISYLRDYLEKSQDPSN from the exons ATGTATGCATGCTCTGCAGTTGTTCCAGCATCTTGCCAG gAGGTTATTGATGTTCTCAAGCAGCCCGTTTTGTTGCCACAATGGGATCCTCAAATTAAATCATTGAAAATTCTTTCTGCAGCAAGCAACCGTGATGTAATATCGTTGTCATTTAACTGCTCCAATGTTTTTGTCAAGACTGTGCAGTACATAAGAGATTTTTTTGGGCAGGAAGTGAATGCAGTTTTTTCAAG ACAATGGGAAGTTGATGGCAATCAAACTTGTGAGGCATGGTTCATGAGTTCATTCACTGGTAAAGTCATTTCAGCAGAAGGAGCTGAGTGGTcttgtttctttgtgtcaTCAACAG ATGATGCTGATGAGTCCAGTAGTCTGGTAACGCTGGTTGTTGGGCCCATGTCATCACTATTTGCACCAGTTTCATGGTTGACAGCATCAAGATTGGCAGGACTTCGAGATTTCTTTTCACACCAGAAGTTTGACACTTCATCTGTCAAAACCTGTCAAGCAGAGACTTCAGTCATCAACCAACCCCCATTTGCAGAAAATCGTAGGGCAGCTGCCAAAATATTGGGCAACGTAACTGATGTACCTCCTGAGCTGCCGTTTGAGTCTGAGACAGCTGCTTCAAGTCTTTCACCATCCACACATGAAGACGACGTCTCTCTGGGTAATGTTGCAGTTGTTGCTCCAGTCATGGCTTTCACATCGCAAGCCACTATTACCCTGTCATCTCCAGCatcagccaatgaaaatgcagTGGTGGAAAATGCAACTAATGATATTCAA GAAAGAGAGCTTTCTCTGTCAGATGCTTCAAGTTTTCCTCGTCTTTTAACCAG TGAGAATGTGGAGACACTGATTGAAAATCTGTGTGAACTGAGTGATGGAAGAGAGGGATCAGATGGTTGGATTTCAGTTGGCAAATACAA GGGTGTGGACATATTGAAACGCCCCGCAAGAGAGGGAGAGAGGCCATGGGATACTCTAAAAGGAACATCAGTGATTTGCGTACCCATTCATTATATTGTGGCTTATGTATTTTTATTGGAATACAGAGGAGAATGGGATGATCTGTACAAGAAAG GTGAAACCGTGCAACAGTATGGCCCTCTTTCAAAG GTTACGCTGATGGAGTACAAGCCAGTATGGCCAGCCAGTGGTCGTGACTTCGCCACTTTTGGGCATCTCCACTTGTTAGGGGAAGGCGAGTTCTGCATGGCGTGTGAAGCG GTCGAGCTCGAGAGTTGTCCTGAACAGAAAGGACTTGTAAG GGCTGAACTGGTGATCGGTGGCTTTGTGGTGAAAGAGCTTAGCTCTGACCCACCGAAATGTCTTCTTACCTACGTAACACGAGGGGATTTGAAAG GGAGTCTTCCCATTCGGCTTGTCAACAGAGTGGCATCAACTCAGCCACAAGGGGTTGCGGTTATACGCGACAAACTGGAAGCTCGTTACCAGGCCGATCTGTTGGAATCCAATGGTGGTGAGATGTCAAAGATTGCCAAGGAAGGCGTTGATTTGTGGAAAGAGTTAACAGAGGGAAACAAGGAGAGTGGgagggaagaagaagaggaggcTGATTCATTTAATACTTCAGGCAACGTTTCG TATACAGGCGAGATATTTCCAATAACAGAAGAGAATATGCAGCTCCCATTTT TGGACCGGCGTAATATCGATTTCCGAACCCTTGGCATTCAAGCAGTAGCGAACCTTCTCGGAGAG GTTTTAATGGCTGATGAAGTGGAGATTCCCTCATCTAAAGAGTCCACCGAACAGCAATCGAATGATGGAGGTTGGAG TTATCAAGGAACAGAGAAAGATGTTGCTATTTTTCGGAAGATGAGCCCAGGAGAGAAGATTCACAG TTTCATGGGCAAGGGACTGATTAAGCTAAAACCGACAGTTGTGTGGCAAGCGCTCCGTGATCACATGACACGTCACGCGTACGATAAAATGGTCAAG AGAATTCAGGTGGTCAAACAAATTGACGATCAAACTAAAATTC TTTACCTTCGCCTTCAAGCGAAACAGTGCATTTTGAAACAAGCCCGTGATTTTGTTATCTTGACGATGGACAGAGAAGAG ACCGAAAAATTCATCCAGGGATCAGTGTCGGTAGATTTACCAGAATTGCCACCTTCAAATGACATTACAAGAGCAAAG TTGAAGTGCTGCGGTTGGATCGTTGAGCCCATGCAACAGAATGGTCAGCTGTACTCGATGGTGTCTTACCTTGTACAG GTTGATTTTGGAGGCGTTTTCCCAACCTGGTTGCTAAATCTGGTGACTCGCCGCCAGCCTCTTTGCATCTCCTATCTCAGAGACTACCTGGAGAAATCTCAGGATCCAAGCAACTGA